The sequence ATCATCTCAGCAAGTGCACTAGCAGCAGGAATCATCCTACAGGAGTTTGAAGTCGGTACAAAAGTTCCAAATATGATGTACAGTGCTTCTGGAGCAGCAGCCAGTTTTGGAATCATTACAGGAGTTGCATCTATGAGTCAGTATGATAACGCAAAAAAAGCCTATTTAAAACAACTTGAAAATGAAACGTCAGCTAACCACGACTTTCAGATTAGGAACGGTAGTCAAATATATAATTCTATATATAGATAAATCAATTATTTAAATCCCACATCTCATTGATTTGAGAAATAGCATGATGACCTGTCATATCAAACTGACAAGGCACGATTGAGATATAGTTATTAGCTAAAGCCCACTCGTCATTGTCCTCTCCTTTATCATGATTAACAAAGTTCCCAACCATCCAAAAGTAAGTTCGACCATAGGGGTCTTTTCTTTCATCAAAATCCTCTTCCCAATTGGCATTGGCCTGACGACAAACTTTTATTCCTCTAATAGGCTCTTTTTGGTGAACAGGAAAGTTCACATTCAAAGCAATTCCTTTTGGAATTCCATTCTTTAAAGCTTCTTCCACAACCTTTCGAAGGTACTCATCTATATGATCCATATTAGCAGATGGATCATAATCACACAGTGAGAATCCAATGGACGGAACTCCCTCAATTGCCCCTTCAATTGCCGCACTCATAGTACCAGAGTATAGCACGCTTATTGAACTATTGCTTCCATGATTAACTCCAGAAACAATCAAATCTATTTTTCTATCTTTTAAAGCATAGTGCTTAGCTAGCTTGATACAGTCAGCAGGTGTGCCACTACACTCATA is a genomic window of Marinobacter alexandrii containing:
- the surE gene encoding 5'/3'-nucleotidase SurE — translated: MAKPLILVCNDDGITSRGIRKLINIVKELGEVVVVAPDSPQSGMGHAITVGDTLKLTKNDLFGDIEAYECSGTPADCIKLAKHYALKDRKIDLIVSGVNHGSNSSISVLYSGTMSAAIEGAIEGVPSIGFSLCDYDPSANMDHIDEYLRKVVEEALKNGIPKGIALNVNFPVHQKEPIRGIKVCRQANANWEEDFDERKDPYGRTYFWMVGNFVNHDKGEDNDEWALANNYISIVPCQFDMTGHHAISQINEMWDLNN